In bacterium, the following are encoded in one genomic region:
- a CDS encoding type II toxin-antitoxin system HicB family antitoxin, with protein MKVQLTAVFQKVPEGYIAFVEELPGANTQGATLEEARENLLDAVRLLLECYREEAEKRLENTEVIREPLQLTA; from the coding sequence ATGAAAGTGCAGCTGACCGCTGTTTTTCAGAAAGTGCCGGAAGGCTATATCGCCTTCGTGGAAGAGCTTCCCGGCGCGAACACCCAGGGCGCGACCCTCGAAGAGGCCCGGGAGAATCTTCTCGACGCGGTCCGGCTGTTGCTGGAGTGCTACCGGGAGGAAGCGGAAAAACGATTGGAGAATACTGAGGTTATCCGGGAACCCTTGCAGCTGACGGCATGA
- a CDS encoding NAD(P)H-dependent glycerol-3-phosphate dehydrogenase, with protein sequence MKLPDKIAVMGAGSWGTALAIAFDYAGVPVTLWAHTPALAAKLSLHRENVDYLPGARLPDSIKITDDIAEAARGAGTVFSMGPTQFARDVITRFKPYLTKGAIVVNAAKGIERTSHQTMTELAEEVLPDRFHKRLSVLSGPNFAEEVAQGLPAAAVIASRSKAAARWIQQKLSSDRLRLYTSNDPIGADIGGSMKNIFAIAAGAIDALGLGDNARAALITRALVEIARLGKAVSAKGKTFKGLSGLGDLLLSCSSPKSRNYNVGYRLGRGESLRDILADMVHVAEGVPTTVAATALAERHKIELPITAEVFRMLYGEKSPADCVRDLMTRELKPE encoded by the coding sequence GTGAAACTGCCCGATAAAATCGCCGTCATGGGGGCCGGGAGCTGGGGCACCGCCCTGGCCATCGCCTTCGACTACGCGGGCGTCCCGGTCACCCTCTGGGCCCACACACCCGCCCTGGCCGCCAAACTCTCCCTGCACCGGGAGAACGTGGACTACCTCCCCGGCGCTCGGCTGCCCGATTCGATAAAAATCACCGATGACATCGCCGAGGCGGCCCGCGGCGCGGGGACGGTCTTCTCCATGGGGCCGACCCAGTTCGCCCGCGACGTCATCACCCGCTTCAAACCGTACCTCACCAAGGGCGCCATCGTCGTCAACGCCGCCAAGGGCATCGAGCGCACCAGCCACCAGACGATGACCGAGCTGGCCGAGGAGGTGCTCCCCGACCGGTTCCACAAGCGGCTGAGCGTGCTCTCGGGGCCGAACTTCGCCGAGGAGGTGGCCCAGGGGCTCCCCGCCGCCGCCGTCATCGCCAGCCGCTCCAAGGCCGCCGCCCGTTGGATCCAGCAGAAGCTATCCTCCGACCGCCTCCGCCTCTACACCTCCAACGACCCCATCGGCGCCGACATCGGCGGCTCGATGAAGAACATCTTCGCCATCGCCGCCGGGGCCATAGACGCCCTGGGGCTGGGGGACAACGCCCGCGCCGCGCTCATCACCCGCGCCCTCGTCGAGATAGCCCGCCTGGGCAAGGCCGTCAGCGCCAAGGGAAAAACCTTCAAGGGGCTCTCCGGCCTGGGCGACCTCCTCCTCTCCTGCTCCAGCCCCAAGAGCCGCAACTACAACGTGGGCTACCGCCTGGGGCGGGGGGAGAGCCTGCGGGACATCCTGGCCGACATGGTCCACGTCGCCGAGGGTGTGCCCACCACCGTTGCCGCCACGGCCCTCGCCGAGCGCCACAAAATCGAGCTCCCCATCACCGCCGAGGTCTTCCGGATGCTATACGGGGAGAAGAGCCCCGCCGACTGCGTCCGCGACCTGATGACCCGGGAGCTCAAGCCCGAGTAG